A genomic window from Quercus lobata isolate SW786 chromosome 10, ValleyOak3.0 Primary Assembly, whole genome shotgun sequence includes:
- the LOC115963389 gene encoding uncharacterized protein LOC115963389, giving the protein MALLGMGANMQYNGNFPGYCSRINLNMEANSSTWPINNMDKMFDRGPFYNGVLSSFPLDPLLGYHKEELKQMMLKHETIFRDQIHELHRLYSRQRALMDEMRRNELYTPELRLETSKSNSVLSHVSSEYAQKTCHAPSLPWVNPTCGGLSVSGAENVQFPLSSIQGKNTQACPDPAQTEDCLKDFELLESKCKKIGKKVLDLQLPAYVYVDSEEEESLEDGKVPKVLDLSNYTSKGITQVVCNGDVNPFHGSNELKDVFCEEASTSVLKKSTALADLNEPVNFEEEAASKSDFVGPTSCRESPCLDVSQRTKSTFQISSEEDIQNTCSRWDFESRSDVVLSENKERKREWSSFSDEAGFFAENLSMLPESSKEELQQAHQPPTFHLLTKSYQEVQTKRTIFSVESFGRNHGSLNDSQPGPSSASYMCTTRELVPLADMAISGSSLAASCRKPVRDMVRNPIAVQALPCFNPSVSLGSSKSSIGRPGLTGDISHSVQDSFCNSYQSEPKRFRVHPPSFSFDNVNNNNSHELTSEHQGLSNYVQGSTDMKSSKSINLNFMPNCCSSDVEVSQSIQSIDGIEKLEELTGGLVPLKVKQVHDGRPEKGSEDSTQVESVLLKAYSECIPDVDPKKFEASSSPSNRRILGFPTYEKPHISSDQCSSHASQSETHQNGDEYIENTQKDVLDIILTCDSVPASGKCLTASELVLENGLDKKHEGFGSHIDLNSCINEDESSPMHSLSTEVDLQAPASPENKECSPPRGESNETLLETPSQSSRQEDADLLGELMRIAAEAIISISSSEVQICIEKTTCKMSEAPSSDSLHWFAGIVSSVVGEPENESGKVLSSKYSNHDDDEFLPDGIDYFEAMTLRLTETKEEECCCKCNVQKEEERGVILLQSQPRKGRTRRGRQRKDFQSEILPSLASLSRYEVTEDLQTIGGLMEAAGSHWETGSLRNAGRSGSTRGRRRSCAPSSSVAENTVGSLLKQQTANSEKGIEERNLIGWGKITRRRRGQRHPVSNPQLILGQV; this is encoded by the exons ATCCATGAGCTTCATCGCCTTTACAGTAGACAGAGGGCATTGATGGATGAAATGAGAAGGAATGAATTGTACACACCTGAACTAAGGTTGGAGACATCAAAGTCAAATTCTGTTCTGTCTCACGTCTCAAGTGAATATGCTCAAAAGACATGTCATGCCCCTAGCTTGCCTTGGGTAAACCCTACTTGTGGTGGATTATCAGTTTCAGGTGCTGAAAATGTCCAATTTCCTTTGAGTTCTATTCAAGGAAAGAACACTCAAGCATGTCCTGATCCTGCTCAAACTGAAGATTGTTTAAAAGACTTTGAGCTATTGGAATCCAAGTGCaagaaaattgggaaaaaagtATTGGATCTTCAACTTCCAGCTTATGTGTACGTTGACAGTGAAGAAGAGGAATCATTGGAAGATGGAAAGGTTCCTAAAGTGCTTGATCTGTCAAATTATACTTCAAAAGGAATTACTCAGGTTGTGTGCAATGGTGATGTAAATCCATTTCATGGCAGTAATGAACTTAAGGATGTTTTTTGTGAGGAAGCCTCCACTTCAGTATTGAAGAAATCCACAGCTCTGGCTGACTTAAATGAGCCTGTTAATTTTGAGGAAGAAGCAGCTTCTAAATCTGATTTTGTTGGCCCTACCAGTTGCAGGGAGAGCCCATGCCTTGATGTTTCCCAAAGGACAAAATCAACCTTCCAGATTTCTTCTGAGGAAGATATCCAAAATACCTGTTCCAGATGGGATTTTGAATCTCGCTCAGATGTTGTACTGTctgaaaataaagaaagaaaacgaGAGTGGTCATCCTTCAGTGATGAAGCTG GTTTTTTTGCAGAAAACTTATCCATGTTGCCTGAATCATCAAAAGAAGAGCTTCAGCAAGCTCATCAGCCTCCAACATTTCATTTATTAACTAAGAGTTACCAAGAAGTGCAGACTAAAAGAACAATTTTCAGTGTTGAGAGCTTTGGAAGGAATCATGGTTCCCTCAATGATAGCCAACCTGGACCAAGCAGTGCTTCTTACATGTGCACTACACGTGAGCTTGTTCCTCTTGCTGATATGGCCATTTCTGGGTCATCTCTAGCTGCATCTTGTAGAAAACCTGTACGTGACATGGTGCGAAATCCCATTGCTGTTCAAGCATTACCCTGTTTTAACCCCTCTGTATCACTGGGTAGTTCTAAATCATCAATTGGGAGGCCTGGGCTTACTGGAGACATATCTCATTCTGTTCAGGATAGCTTTTGCAACAGCTACCAATCAGAGCCCAAGAGATTTAGGGTTCACCCACCATCCTTCAGTTTTGATAATGTGAACAACAATAACAGCCATGAGTTAACATCTGAACACCAAGGCCTTTCAAACTATGTTCAGGGTTCAACGGACATGAAGTCTTCTAAGAGCATAAACTTGAATTTTATGCCTAATTGCTGTTCTTCAGATGTGGAAGTTTCGCAGAGTATCCAGAGTATAGATGGAATAGAGAAGCTTGAAGAATTAACAGGGGGTTTGGTGCCGCTTAAAGTGAAGCAAGTACATGACGGGAGACCCGAAAAAGGAAGTGAAGATTCAACCCAGGTGGAATCTGTCCTTTTAAAAGCTTATTCAGAATGTATCCCTGATGTTGATCCAAAGAAATTTGAGGCAAGCAGCTCCCCTAGTAATAGAAGAATCCTTGGTTTTCCCACTTATGAAAAGCCTCATATATCAAGTGATCAGTGTTCTTCTCATGCCTCCCAGTCAGAAACCCATCAGAATGGAGATGAATATATAGAGAATACTCAGAAAGATGTACTTGACATAATATTGACTTGCGACTCTGTGCCTGCCTCAGGAAAATGTCTTACTGCAAGTGAGCTTGTCCTAGAGAATGGACTAGACAAAAAACATGAAGGTTTTGGAAGTCACATTGACCTGAACTCATGTATTAATGAGGATGAGTCTTCTCCAATGCACTCTCTCTCAACAGAAGTTGATCTTCAGGCACCTGCCAGTCCAGAGAACAAGGAGTGTTCCCCACCCAGAGGAGAGTCTAATGAAACCTTACTTGAGACACCTTCTCAATCATCAAGAcaggaagatgcagatcttctaGGGGAACTAATGAGGATTGCTGCAGAGGCTATAATTTCCATTTCATCATCAGAGGTTCAAATTTGTATTGAGAAGACCACTTGCAAGATGTCTGAAGCTCCTTCAAGTGACTCCTTACATTGGTTTGCTGGGATAGTTTCTTCTGTGGTAGGTGAACCAGAGAATGAGTCTGGAAAGGTTTTAAGTAGTAAGTATAGTaatcatgatgatgatgagttTCTGCCTGACGGAATTGATTACTTTGAGGCCATGACATTGAGGCTTACCGAGACAAAAGAGGAAGAGTGCTGCTGTAAGTGTAATGTccaaaaagaggaagaaagaggtGTGATTTTATTACAAAGTCAGCCAAGGAAGGGCCGGACAAGGAGGGGGAGGCAGCGTAAGGACTTCCAAAGTGAAATTCTACCAAGCCTTGCCTCTTTGTCAAGGTATGAAGTGACTGAGGATCTCCAAACAATAGGAGGACTAATGGAAGCTGCTGGTAGTCATTGGGAAACAGGTTCTTTGAGAAATGCAGGTAGAAGTGGGTCGACAAGGGGGAGGAGACGGTCTTGTGCCCCTTCTTCCAGCGTTGCAGAGAACACGGTGGGCTCACTCTTAAAGCAGCAAACTGCCAACAGTGAAAAGGGCATTGAGGAGAGGAACCTAATAGGCTGGGGAAAGATCACTAGGCGGCGTAGGGGGCAGAGGCATCCAGTTAGTAACCCACAGCTTATTTTAGGCCAAGTATAG
- the LOC115964175 gene encoding flavin-containing monooxygenase FMO GS-OX-like 9, with translation MVSVRTQSKHVCVIGAGPSGLVAARELSKEGHSVVVLEQNHDVGGQWLYDPNVEVEDPLGRNTFLKVHSSIYNSLRLTSPREIMGFTDFPFLVKKGRDMRRFPGHKELFLYLKDFCDWFGLREMIRFNTRVEYVGLLDSEAIGKDLRWVVRSKEKKTEKVVEEVFDAVVVATGHYSQPRLPSIKGMDAWKRKQMHSHIYRVAEPFHNEVVVVVGNSLSGQDISIELVEVAKEVYLSSKSLNISEGLSKILSKHDTLHLRPQIESLHEDGRVLFVDGTWVIADTIIYCTGYSYTFPFLDTKGIVAVDDDRVGPLYEHTFPPSLAPSLSFMGIPRKIIGFPFFESQAIWIAQLLSGKRTLPSWDDMMQSIKDFYHSRDLAGVPKHYTHDIAEFEYCDRYGDHVEFPHLEEWRKKLCVSVLVNADVNLETYRDSWDNDHELLQEALQSPHFTQLGTEAFTL, from the exons ATGGTCTCTGTGAGGACCCAATCTAAGCATGTGTGTGTGATCGGGGCTGGACCATCAGGGCTAGTAGCTGCAAGGGAGTTGAGTAAAGAAGGCCATAGTGTGGTGGTTTTGGAACAAAACCATGATGTTGGAGGCCAATGGCTATATGATCCAAATGTTGAGGTTGAGGATCCTCTAGGAAGGAACACTTTTTTAAAGGTACATAGTAGTATTTATAACTCTTTGAGGCTCACATCTCCTAGGGAGATCATGGGATTCACTGATTTTCCATTTTTGGTCAAGAAAGGTAGGGACATGAGAAGGTTCCCTGGCCACAAAGAACTTTTTCTGTACCTAAAAGATTTTTGTGACTGGTTTGGGTTAAGGGAGATGATAAGGTTCAACACAAGGGTGGAGTATGTGGGTTTGTTGGATTCTGAAGCCATTGGCAAAGATTTGAGATGGGTTGTTAGGAGTAAAGAGAAGAAGACTGAGAAAGTAGTGGAAGAAGTTTTTGATGCAGTGGTTGTAGCCACAGGTCATTACTCTCAGCCTAGGTTGCCTTCCATTAAAG GCATGGATGCATGGAAAAGGAAGCAAATGCATAGTCATATCTACAGGGTTGCCGAGCCATTTCACAATGAG GTTGTTGTGGTGGTTGGAAACTCCTTAAGTGGACAAGATATATCAATTGAACTTGTGGAAGTGGCAAAGGAAGTTTACCTCAGCTCCAAATCTCTTAACATTTCAGAAGGTCTATCAAAAATTCTCTCCAAACATGACACCTTGCATCTTCGTCCACAG ATAGAGTCTCTTCATGAAGATGGACGGGTTCTATTTGTAGATGGCACTTGGGTTATTGCTGATACTATCATATACTGCACAGG GTATTCATATACGTTCCCATTTCTTGACACCAAAGGGATAGTAGCTGTGGATGATGACAGAGTGGGTCCTTTGTATGAGCATACATTCCCTCCTTCTCTTgcaccttctctctctttcatggGTATTCCTAGAAAG ATTATAGGGTTCCCTTTCTTTGAGTCCCAGGCAATATGGATAGCTCAGCTTCTGTCTGGGAAAAGAACATTGCCATCATGGGATGACATGATGCAATCCATTAAGGATTTCTATCACTCTAGGGATCTTGCTGGTGTTCCAAAGCATTACACCCACGATATAGCAGAGTTTGAG TATTGTGATAGATATGGAGATCATGTTGAATTCCCACATTTAGAAGAATGGAGGAAAAAGCTATGCGTTTCAGTCTTAGTAAATGCTGATGTAAACTTAGAAACATATCGTGATTCGTGGGATAATGATCATGAGCTACTTCAAGAGGCTCTTCAAAGTCCTCATTTCACTCAACTTGGGACTGAAGCTTTTACTCTGTGA